One Conger conger chromosome 7, fConCon1.1, whole genome shotgun sequence genomic window, TATTCCAGAACAGTGCCTTTACAAATTCCCAATGGGAAATAAGACTTTCGGAAATGCCAGTTCAAACTGTAGAAAAGATCTTGTTTCCTGGGTGGGTTGTCCAGCTAAATTGCTGCAGTTACATGCCCAGGTTTGTAATCAATTGCtcatggtgcattgtgggactttTCCTTGCCCGGGGTGGAAGGGTTTCATCTGCAAGGCTTGCTAGGGCGGCTGGGTAGGATAGAGGTttaggaactgggcttgtactgttgtgtgttcagttctcAGGTGAGGTGCTGCCTTTGTACCCCTGAGCTAGGTACCTGCACTGCTTAAGTTAATGTCCACCAGCAGAAATGGATTGTAAGCTGTGTTAGCTGCTCTGCTGAATGCCCACTAGCGCTGGAATACCCTCTTCTTCACCACCTTCCTCTGGTCTACCAGCGTCCTCTGCCTGTGCAGTGCTGCTCATCAATACAGAACGTGCAGCCCAGACTACTTCAAATAGTCTGCAAATCTCCTCAGTAGATGAATGACATTGTTGTGATTAGACAAGCCTATGGATGTATTCTTCTCCTGTCAGTCCTTTTGCGTGGGGATGGGGATGGACGGATGAGAAAGGCGGCAGTACtttaagattattattatttttttttaatctcttgaCAGAACGGGCTACCAGCATCTCTGGAAGTGCTGAGCCAGTTCCCGTCCCCTCCGATGCCCAACCTGCCCGCTGTTGCCATGGTGctgcaccaacaccaacaccaacaccaacaccaacaccaacaccaacaccagcaacaacatcaacaccagcaacaacacCAGCAGGCCAGCATGTCCCAGCCGCCCGTGCCCATGGTGATGCCCGCTGCTATGGCGCCTGCCATGGGCATGACCCTCCCTGCCCCCGCCATGGCCCCCAGCGCTCCCCCACAACTCCCTGCCAGCTTCGTCACAAACTTCCCACCCGCTCAGGTAAACTTcagctttcattttatttcagtcgCGTTTTACTTGTGGCTTCAAGTCTACCTCATAAACAACAAAGATGTTATCGCATTACTTCACAAAATGAGTTATCGCGAAAGTCAAATATAAGAACAGCATAATCAGTGTAATTAGGCGAGGCATAATGAGACGTGGTAATTAGCACAGTTGTGCTGAGTGTTGTGACTTCGTGCCACAGTCGGGCTTATTGATTAAACGGTGGCTGtttttccctctgtctcaggaGACCAAACCCGAGGACGACGAGTTCCAGGACTTCCAGGGGGCCCCTAAAGCGGGGTCAGGGGACGTCTCTTTCACAGACTTCCAGGGAGAGGCCGGGGGCGGCTTCCCCTTCCTCGCATCCTCCCAACCGCAGAGCAGGTGCAGCCTGGACACCACCGCTCAGACAaagcagtcagtcagtcagtcagtcggtCTGCCATCCAGCTATCCAGCCAGCCAGCTAGACAGTCTTCCATCTAACTAGTCTGTCTGTTTCTAGGATAGAGCTACAGACAGGGACATAGAATATGTGCGTAGAACAGAATGTTTGCAGGCAGTGGGCTACAAATGTTAAAGattttaacattaaaaatgtatagcTTCCATTGGGCCTCCCCTGCACCCCCACTTTAAAGATGAAAGTCGGTTTCCTCAGCTAATGAACTCTGTTAAGCTTTCTCTCGTCTTATTGCCTTTGAAACCAGCTCAGAGAGGCATTCTTACTCCCTGGGTAATGGACGCAGGTTGATTATTTTAATGACACAGCCAGTACAGACCTAGTAAAAGGAgctcatttcacagtcaaaatCATAATTTTGTTCTAGCCTGGATAAAAAGCCAGGGCTTTTGTCTCTTATGAATGTCTAATGAAATTTTTTCCTGTCCTACAGAATGAGCTAATTGGCAACTGTTCTTTCTGTGGAGAGAGTAGTTCGTAGTTTTGCTGTCCGCTGAGGCATTGATCTGGATTTTCTGTCCGATGGGCTTTTTTGCTAAGTCAGGGTAGCAAGGTCCCAGAGGAGCTCATTCTGAGGTGCTGCTGAATCACTGAATCAAGGACTCAAATCAATGACCATTTGAAAGCCTGCAGAAAGCtttttatactttatttataCATGGTATATACAGgatataataatgtatttaattttttatttttaaatacaaacattttttacGATGATTTTCTTTGtgcaaaatattatattttttcctgttttcttttaattttttgcaTGCGTTACCTTTAAGGTGAGCCAtaagctgttttgttttgtttttttcctaccACCTCTACATGCAGTGTTCtcacttgtttttcatttctacCGAGAACCTAAGCTGAACTAAGGTTGGattgaatttcatttaaatgcaggcagccgaaaaataaaaaaatatgtttggcTCATGTACTGGAAAAAACGTCCATTGTGTCCATAGAGGAATTTTCCATCAGTTGGTTGATTCATGCTGTCTCTCCTCAGTGCTCCTCCAATGCTGATGCCCGTGTCTGGAGCCACGACGTCCTCCTCTGACCGATACGCCGCCTTCAAGCATCTGACCGTGGAGCCGGCCCCCTCCCCGCCCGCGGCTCCAGGTAGGgtccccagcccccctccccgcccactGCTCCAGGTAGGgtccccagcccccctcccccccgctgcTCCAGGTAGGGTCCCTGGTCCCTGGCCCCTGGCCTTTCACCCCAGAGCTGCTGCTTATGCGCCAGGCTCACCTCCATTTACGTCATTCCCCAAGCCCCACATCTGCTTGAACAGAAACTAGTCCACCAAGCAAACATTTCAGTCATAATTGTGTTTGCTTTGGtgggaaagaaatgtattttatataaattattAACCTTGAACCCTCTCTGCATTCTTTGTTAtcattatgtttatttaggtTTTACAGGGAATTCCagcatacaaaaaaacaatatttacagtGTCAATTACTTTCACCCAACCCACCCGCTCCCATGACATGCTTATATTAGAAAAGACGAAGACGAAAATTAAgttcaaaaaggaaaataaataaataaataaatactctcTGCATTCTTAACTTTAGTGTGGTCCTGTTCCAATGTTCTGCGGCCCTGCAAGGTTGTTTCTCTGCAGGTCTGTTATTTGAATCCGGAAAATAGCTGCATCCACAAATTGTGTGCCTGCCGAGGTCAATCGAACAACTGTCATTATTTCCTTCCCTTTGCTTAGATCCTGATGATAAATACAGCATTTTCAGGCAGCTTGACCAATCTGCAGACCAGAAGTGTGGAGGTAAGCAAAATCTGTCCCGTTCCCAACACTTTTCGGGCTGTTTAAAAGGTTGCATAAACAAAAAGTTCAGCATTCCAAAGTCCATATTATAAGCCCCACACATACTGAGAAAAATGGCCACCATGTGGAAAATGGTTATTAACAGAAAAAGAGATTATActcttattgtgtgtgtgtgtaatatggcaTTTCCTCAtcgtgtttttttgttttgttttgttcttgtgATGCACACAAACGGAGCTGATGTAGATGACTCTCTTGTCCCTGTTTCACTAGAACAGTGTCCGGCAGGGAATGCTTTTTCAGCTCCAGTAAGTCTTGGTTGCAGTGGCCTCTTGACTTTTCTGGGTATTTTTAATACTCAGGCCATTTATTAAAAGATTTTCGGCCATGTAATGTGTTTACAGTTACAAAATAAGAGACTCCTTCTTGTTGCCTTGATAATATTTTGACGCTTCCATTGTTGTCTGTCTTTAGCATTCCGTGCCGATTTTAAGCAGGCTTTAAAATCTGGAACAGACAGGATGAGGAGTGTGCAGGGTTTTTTAGAAAACTTCAGGCATTGCATTATTTAGAGACTGGCATCTTTTAGCCTGCCAGTTCCATAATGTTACCTTCTCTGTCGGAAACTGCAGCATTGCGGCTTCTTGTTTTTGATTCTGTTTGATCCTGTTTTTTAGTAAGGGTTTCTCGTTCTATTCCATTTGTGAGCTGTGGTGAAGTGTGAGctctgctgtggtgtgtgtgtgtgtgtgtctcctgtagtgggtgtgtgtgtgtagccctgTATGGCGTGTTTTGGTTGagtaatgcgtgtgtgtttttgtgcatgcgTTTGTAGCATTGGAAAATTCAGGGAATTTTCAGTGGAcatattaatataaatgttttctGCACACTGATTGCTTTTCCCTTTCTTGACCCTTTTATTATCTTTTCCATATTGAAATATTTGCTTGAACGGATGTTCTTTTACCTCTATATCTTAGTTATTGGGTAAAATCTCAGCTGGTGCAGGTTGTTCATATTCCCTGTTCTACGCCATGTTGTGCTTTTCTGTGCCAATGGCTGACTGTGTGGTGGactcccccccccaaccccccccccccccctaatttGAGATGTTCTGATTATCAtatacattttcagaacatttaTTTAGAAATATAAAGCCTTTAGCGCTGAAGCTGAGGCTGGAAAGCTGCAGAATGGAGCCCTGTTTGATCTGTTGCTCAGCAGTGTCTCTTCCCGCAGGCGAGGGATCTGAGGAGTTCCCTTCCGCTGGCGCCGACGACGGCTTCACCAGCTTCAAAACCGCCGACAGCGTTTCCCCTCTAGACCCTCCCGGCCAGGCCCCGATGTTCCAGCCCGctttccctccttcctctccccagTGCcctcctcgctctctcccccagccTCACATGTCCCCTCTCTGTCAGCCCAAAGCCCCCTCGCTCAGCATAGCAGACTTCTTTTCCCCTCTGGCTCCTGCCTCCgccccagcccccgccccctctgcagaggccccgcccctggcccctccctctgccccgccCGCTCTGGCAGCCCCCCCAGGAGGCGGGGTCAGACCCCTCGCAGGGGGAGCGGGGACCTTCGGAGACTTCTCCCTCTTCGGCTCcatgtcctcctcttcctcctcctctgtaACGGGCGTAGCCCCCATGGCAGACGCGGGCGGGGCGGGCCAGGACGACTTTGCCGACTTCGCGGCCTTCGGTAGCTCCGCGGGGCCGGAGGGCGGGGCCGCGGGCGTGGCCGGCCTCGTGGGCACGCCCCCCCGGCAGCGCTCCGCGGACAAGTACGACGTTTTCAAGCAGCTCTCCCTGGAGCTGTCCAAGGAGAGCGGGGCCGGATCCCTGTCCTCCCTCCGCAGCGACGGGGACGACCTCGCCGacttccccccctcccgcctGTGCGCCAGTCTCACCGCCTCCGACCGCAGCCTGGCCGGCAGGGCCAAGGAGGACTGCGTCTCCGTCAAGTCCCTGGACCTCCCGTCCATCGGGGGCAGCAGCGCGGGCAGGGACGACTCGGAGGACGCGCTCTCCGTGCAGCTGGACATGAAGCTGTCGGACGTGGGCGGGGACCTGAAGCACGTGATGTCGGACAGCTCCCTGGACCTACCCAGTCTCTCCGCCCCCCAGCTCCCTGCCGCAGGTGAGCGTCCAGCCAATGAGCACGCAGAACACCGGCCAGAGGGCATGTGCTTGTCCCTGAAAAGACTGCACTCAGCAAGCTTAATGCCATTCCATGACTTCTGCCAAATGTCACTGTGTGCCAGGATTCATGGAACATCGTTAAGCTTAATTGCAAGTGGAGCTGGAAATGCCACTCCATGAATTTCATGAATTCCCATCAAAGTCTTTGTAAATGATACACTTACAGTCCTTTAAATCTCTGTGCATCTGTTTATCCATCACTTGTTGTGTACCCTATGCAGTCAGAGTGTACTATAAGCATATTTGTCAGGATGTCAAGGTTGACAGCTAAAGTTTCTTCCTGAAATTCAGAACATTAgcatagcaaaaaaaaacaacattcacaAAAAGCATCTGGCTGTCACTTCCACTGCAAGGcacttcccctcctctctcgcCCGTCTCTGGGGGTAATGGATTTCACATCCTTGCGTACTTATTGGGAAATTCTACGGAAATATACAGATTATCACTGGATATGTGTAAAACAACTTTGTGGGCCAAGTTCCAGTCTTCTCGCCAAGAACAGTCTGGCTAGACACCTTCCAGAGAaagctgtctgtctctgtgctttatCAAATTTTTGGGGGGTAGTTCTAAACAGAACTGAATCATCTTTGAGACCAATTCAAAGGGATGTGTATTGTCTTGCTGCTTTTTTATAGCATTGTGGAGATCCTCAGGTTAAAATTTCAGTTGAAGGATATATATTCAGTCCATGCACCTGTGCCCATAGCGTACTGCGGGGAGATGCGCTATTATTAAtgacagaagtgtgtgtgtgttcgtactTTCAagagagaacgggagagaggACACGTGTCTTTGTGTCCTTGAGAATGATGTATGTCCATGCCAATGTTATATTTGGATATGCTACTCCTGCTTTCTGAGAACACAAACTGACCTGTCCTTCACCAGCAGATCAACAATGCCGGgtgaaaaataattacatgaaCATGTATGCCTATATTTTGTACAGTTTAATTCATGAAATGGATTGTTATTCACTGGAAAAGCCGCATACAGAATTTTACCTTGCAGCAAATGCACCGGtgaatgtaatgttttcatAGCTGCATTAGCGATTTCCACTGACATCACTCATTTTGAGCTGAAGTCAAGATGCCTGACGTTCCCTGGAGGCAGTCTGTGCCGTTCCACTGAGTTTGTGAAGTCCGTTACCTGTCGCACACAGCATGGTTCTGAGCCAGGAGAGAAGTTTCAGAGGCGCTGTGTGTAATGCCTGTTCAAATTGAGCCTTGACTCTACCATACTGTGTCTCCTGTAATGCACTTAGTCTTAGCTGTTCTGTTTGCTCACAGCCCTGCAGTCTTTGCCTTGATAACCAACTCAGGCTCAGAATGGGGCTGTACACAATCCGTTCCGTGTTCCTCAGACTGCTTCTCTGTTCTCCGGTTTCTTGGCAGAAGCGGACGACTTGAAGTTCGATCCCTTCGGCACCTCTGTCGCTAGCGGGATGGGCGGCTACGATTGGCCGGACAAGGAGGAACCCTCGGCCAATCAGGGCGCAAAGCTGCAGCCGGGCTCGTCGGCCACGCCCAGCAAAGAGGCGGCCGGAGCCTCGGGGAGCGGCGCCGCCCACGCCAGCCCATCGAAGGCCGGCATTTTCCCCGCCAAAGACGGTGCGCCCGGCAACGCCAACTTCGAGGCCTTTGCTGATTTTGTGTCTTTCAAGGAAGGGGGCGCTAACGAGGATGACGAATTTGGGGACTTTGCCGTCACCGTGGCGGAGAAGCCCGACTCACCCCGCCCCTCGGTTGACCCCTCCTTAGACGGCACCCAGGGTGAGGTCACGGACGAGTTTGGCGCCTTCCAGGGCGACAAACCCAAATTTGGGAAATTCGATTTCCTCAAGGCCAGCTCCCAAGCCAAGGTGAGGTCCAGTGAGGAGATGATCCAGAGCGAGCTtgcgacctttgacctctctgtGCAAGGTGAGACTCCCAACTCTTTCCCTTTGCCTCATAAATCTATAGATAATCTTGTCTCAAGCAGTTTCCCAATTGGTATAATGAATATTAATAAGCATGTCTCGTGATATCATAATGAATAGATATAGTGCTCTGGTTGTGGGCAAATAAGTAGAATGAGGTGTGGAAAGTAGAAAGGATCACAATTTCATAGACTTGAGTCATTGCTGGTATGTTGCAATACTACGGCTGGCCAGCAGGTGGTAGCATGTGGAGTTGGGCCGATAGGAGATGGATTAACAAAGCACTGTCGATCCATCAGCAGAAATGAATTGCATCCACCTCCATTGCTGatgtgttctttattttttcactgCTGTTATAGTGTTAACGGTGCTCATGTATAATTTATCACAGCCCCCACAAAGTGATAAAAAGCTCATTTGCGGAATATCGATTCCTCTTACCGCTGTTTAATCTAATTTGTTCAAGCGAAAGTGTTTTTGCTGATTTCATTGTATATCTCTAATTGGTGCTATGGGATGGAAAATCGtattggtggtggtgggggggggggcggtgtttTATGCAGTGGGAGGAGATTGATTTCTCTAGATGGAGGTGGGATTTATCCTGATGTTGCCATCTTCTGTTTGTCACTCCCATTGGTCAGACTCGCAGAAGAAGAgcctgggagagaaagagatgggtcgctccaccccctctcctgcccccgaACAGCCCCACCGCGACCGCTCAAACACCCTGAGCGATAAGCCCACTCTGCCCGTCATCCGCGACAAGTACAAGGACCTGAccggggaggtggaggtgaagACCACTAACCGACCGCACCGTAGCTTGGTCTTCCCGGTGTGACCGCTCCACTCTCAATTATGTTTAAACTCTTTTATCCCTTGTTTTCCCTGTCTTCTCAAATTCGGAGAGCTTAATCCCTGTTGTCAGCCTTACCTGTCACTGTAACGTCGCCCCTCGATTTATGAGCGCGTGGACAGCCACAATCTTCCCTCAAATGAAGCCAACTGCCACTTCTCTCCGCTCTGTcgtccaccagctgagctgtgcagctgttgagctGGAAGACTGCGCATCCTATCCTGTCCTACAGTCAGCCAATCAACCACAGGAGGCGCTGTTGCGCAAAGAGACAGGGAATATGGTGCTGACTGGCGCTCTTCcctcacagggggactatggctAAACAGCCACAGTTCAGGATTAAATTCCTTGGAGTGCTTTAACTTTAGCTGGATGCGGCACCAGAAAATCCATCTTTTCAGACTATTGTCACCGTGCAGACACACTAGTCCCTACTTTAACTGTGGTTTTGCTGTTTCCATGCAGGAGAGTGAGCGCTACGCATACGAGTGGCAGAGGTGTTTGGAGAGTGCGCTGCAGGTAACGGAATAGCCTTCCCCACTCAGAATGGTCTCCTGTCTGAACATGAGTCGTCAGTTCTGATTGGTCGTTCTTGTTATTCTCCCCCTCCTGTAGGTCATCAGCAAGGCCAACAACACCCTCAACAGCATCAGCAGCTCTGCCATCTGCACAGAGGTGATCCAGTCCGCACAGGGAATGGAGTATCTGCTGGGTGAGCCTGCCACCTCACtactcactcactacacacaggaatacactgagctgtgtaacaactcactcactacacacaggaatacactgagctgtgtaactgctcactcactacacacaagaatacactgagctgtgtaactactcactcactacacacagGAATACACTGAGCTGTGTAACTACTCACTCACTACGCACAGGAATACACTGAGCTGTGTAACtactcactcactacacacagGAATACACTGAGCTGTGTAACTACTCACTCCCTACACACAGGAATACACTGAGCTGTGTAACtactcactcactacacacagGAATACACTGAGCTGTGTAACTACTCACTCGCTACTCACAGGAATACACTGAGCTGTGTAACTACTCACTCACTACTCACAGGAATACACTGAGCTGTGTAACTACTCACTCACTACTCACAGGAATACACTGAGCTGTGTAACTACTCACTCACTACTCACAGGAATACACTGAGCTGTGTAACTACTCACTCACTACTCACAGGAATACACTGAGCTGTGTAACTACTCACTCACTACTCACAGGAATGCACTGTGCTGTGTAACtactcactcactacacacaggaatacactgagctgtgtaactactcactcactacacacagGAATACACCGAGCTGTGTAACtactcactcactacacacaggaatacactgagctgtgtaactactcactcactacacacagGAATACACTGAGCTGTGTAACTACTCACTCGCTACTCACAGGAATACACTGAGCTGTGTAACTACACACTCACTACTCACAGGAATACACTGAGCTGTGTAACTACTCACTCACTACTCACATGAATACACTGAGCTGTGTAACTACTCACTCACTACTCACAGGAATACACTGTGCTGTGTAACTACTCACAGGAATACACTGAGCTGTGTAACtactcactcactacacacaggaatacactgagctgtgtaactactcactcactacacacaggaatacactgagctgtgtaactactcactcactacacacagGAATACACTGAGCTGTGTAACTACTCACTCGCTACTCACAGGAATACACTGAGCTGTGTAACTACACACTCACTACTCACAGGAATACACTGAGCTGTGTAACTACTCACTCACTACTCACATGAATACACTGAGCTGTGTAACTACTCACTCACTACTCACAGGAATACACTGTGCTGTGTAACTACTCACAGGAATACACTGAGCTGTGTAACTACTCACTGCACACAGGAATACACTGAGCTGTGTAACTACTCACTCACtgcacacatgaatacactgAGGTGTGTAACTACTCACTCACTACTCACTCTTTACTCACAAGAATACACTGAGCTGTGTAACTACTCACTCACTACTCACAGGAATACACTGAGCTGTGTATCTACTCAGTCACTACTCACAGGAATACACTGAGCTGTGTAACTACTCAGTCac contains:
- the LOC133133068 gene encoding synergin gamma-like isoform X4, encoding MALRPGTGGAGSFMYAVGGGLGPSQGVPMQPQQQQQQGFPMVPMMQPNMQGIVGMNFGAQLPPGAMQMQGGMAMGMQMMGQPQFMGLRAPGPHYTADMQKQFVEDHQKHMEHQQRLLEEERKRRQFEEQKQKLRMLSSIKPKMGEKSRDDALEAIRGNLDGFSRDAKMHPSASSHPKNPADSSSSHSSVTLHPPPPPAFPEDDDDFSDFIQGPSAPPPPTSAPVPPVLSSSNPLIAGAGRWPGVDGGPGQRPPSAPLPQILSHSVPFPPASQPSTVTSSSQSAAKGVGVFPQQEHLQPLAPSWLYNDSLVPELYKQVLEFTMTPAGIDTGKLYPILMSSGLPREALGQIWATANRTTPGKLTKEELYTVLAMIGVTQNGLPASLEVLSQFPSPPMPNLPAVAMVLHQHQHQHQHQHQHQHQQQHQHQQQHQQASMSQPPVPMVMPAAMAPAMGMTLPAPAMAPSAPPQLPASFVTNFPPAQETKPEDDEFQDFQGAPKAGSGDVSFTDFQGEAGGGFPFLASSQPQSSAPPMLMPVSGATTSSSDRYAAFKHLTVEPAPSPPAAPDPDDKYSIFRQLDQSADQKCGGEGSEEFPSAGADDGFTSFKTADSVSPLDPPGQAPMFQPAFPPSSPQCPPRSLPQPHMSPLCQPKAPSLSIADFFSPLAPASAPAPAPSAEAPPLAPPSAPPALAAPPGGGVRPLAGGAGTFGDFSLFGSMSSSSSSSVTGVAPMADAGGAGQDDFADFAAFGSSAGPEGGAAGVAGLVGTPPRQRSADKYDVFKQLSLELSKESGAGSLSSLRSDGDDLADFPPSRLCASLTASDRSLAGRAKEDCVSVKSLDLPSIGGSSAGRDDSEDALSVQLDMKLSDVGGDLKHVMSDSSLDLPSLSAPQLPAAEADDLKFDPFGTSVASGMGGYDWPDKEEPSANQGAKLQPGSSATPSKEAAGASGSGAAHASPSKAGIFPAKDGAPGNANFEAFADFVSFKEGGANEDDEFGDFAVTVAEKPDSPRPSVDPSLDGTQGEVTDEFGAFQGDKPKFGKFDFLKASSQAKVRSSEEMIQSELATFDLSVQDSQKKSLGEKEMGRSTPSPAPEQPHRDRSNTLSDKPTLPVIRDKYKDLTGEVEESERYAYEWQRCLESALQVISKANNTLNSISSSAICTEVIQSAQGMEYLLGVVEVYRVTKRVELGIKATAVCSDKLQELLKDVSRVWNNLMGFMSLAKVTPDESSLDFSSCILRPGIKNAKELACGVCLLNVDSRSKAFNSETDNFKLFYGGHQYHASCANFWINCVEPKPPGLILPDLL